AACCGCCACGCTGTCCGGCCTTATCACGGCCCATGACCCGGACCACGGCGCGCAACTCTACTTCGGCCTTACGGATGCCAACGGCAACCTGCTGGACATGACCAACGTCAATGCCAATGGCAGCCTCAAGGGCGTTTTTGTCATCGGTACGGTGAACAATCCCGACAACAGCACGTCTGCCGTCACGGTGACGGGCATCAGCGAGCACGACGGCAAGACGACCATCCATACCGATTACGGCGACCTTGTGTTGGAAAAGACCGGCGATGAGAGCGCCACCTATACTTTTAGCCTGACCAATACCACGGGCGAAGGCGCGACAAACAAGCTGGCCGAAGGCCAGACCGTGAAACTCAATTTTGAACCCTACGTGCGTGACGAACACGGCGTTGTGGACAGCAGCGTGAGCACCCTGCGCGACGGCACGGTTGTCGGCAATACCATCAATGTCGTCATTGAGGGTACCAACGACGCGCCCATCATCACTCAGAATTTCTGGTCCCCGTCCGATCCCGCCGATGCGGACAATACCACCCATTCCGTCACCGTGAGCGAAGCCGCTGACGACATTGCCCACAGCACCGTCAGCGGTACCTTTGTGGCCTCCGATGTGGACAACGGCGACCATCTGACCTACGGCCTGGTTCGCAACGACGGTTCCGGCGATCTTTTTATGCACAACACGGTCTATGTGGTGCTGAACAGTGACGGCAAGACCTTCACAACCACTGCCGAGGCTTCCACAGACGCCACGAAGAATAATTATGTGGGTGAATTTCACCTGATTTCTGCCGTGGCCCCGGCCAGTGGGGTGAACTACGAATTTACTCTGTATAACGAGTCGCCTGCCGTGCAGGGCATGCAGAAAGGCGACAGCCAGAACGTGTCCGTGGTGCTGACCGCGCGCGACAGTTTTGGGGCCTATGTGCAAGAGAGCATCAGTGTCACCGTCAAGGGAGCTAATGACACGCCTGTCATCACCAAGGCTCCTCTGCTGACCGACGTCGACCTGAATGTGGTGGAAGAGGGCGTCAAGGCTGTGGCCGGCAAAGAGCCCAATACCTACTTTGCCGGCACGTCCGAGGACGTTGACCCGAAGCACAGCTTCACCGTGACGGATGTGGACAATAACGACAAGCAAACCGTCAGCATCACCGTGACGGACCGTGACGGCAACCCCGTCTCCCTGCCTGTCACGGACGACGGCAAGGGCAACTATACCGTGACCACGCCCGAGGGCACATTTACCCTGGAGGCGGGCAAGCCCAATGTCGGCGATTCCGGCAGCAGCCAGACCTATACCTACTCCTACGTCATTGACAATGACGCTGCCGACAACCTCGATGAGGGTGAAAAGCGCAAATATATCTTCACGGTCACCATTGAGGACAGCAAGGGGGCATCTGACAGTCAGACCATCGGTCTGACTGTCACGGGCACCAACGACAAGCCTGTACTGACCATCACCCCCACCTCTGGCGACAAAGGCGAGTTGACGGAAGACGTGACCACCACATCCTCGGGCAAATGGGCCGTGACCGATCCCGACCAGGACGGCAACAAACAGACCATCTCCGTCTCCGGCATGGGCAAGGCCGCCAGCGGCGACATGGATACGAAGGCCCGTACAGGCGATCCGGTGGTGGTTACAACGGACTACGGCAAGCTCACCCTGAAGCCCGACGGAACCTATACCTACGAGCTGGACGAGAACAAGAACAACCTCGTCGTGCAGGGCTTGGGGGCCGGCCAGAGCCATACGGAAACCTTCAACGTTACCACAACAGACAAGCACGGAGCGCACGACAACCATACCATTACCGTGACCATCAATGGCAGCAACGATAAGCCTGTTATTGACAACAGTTCGATCACATCCGTCTCCGTTGTGGAGGCCGGCGTGCAGGGCAGCCGTAACCCTGCGTCTCCCAATGCGGACTATTGCGGTACGGAGATTGCCACGGGCCGGATTGTGGCCACAGACGTGGACGATAATGATAAGGGCAAGCTGAATTTCAGCGTGGCGGATGATGGCAAAGGCAAATACGGTACCCTGACCCTTGATGCGACGACGGGCGAGTACAAATATAAACTGGACAATGACAATGACAAGGCCAACAGCCTCAATGAAGGGCAGAAGGTTACGGAAACCTTCACCGTGACGGTCAATGACGCCCACGGCGGCTCGGCCTCGCAGGAAATCACCGTGAACATCACGGGCGCCAACGACAGGCCCGCGCTCTCCCTTTCACCGCCCAGCGCCATTCTTAAAGAGGGCAGCGACGCTACCTCTACCGGCAAGTTCGAAGTGGTGGACCCCGACCAAGACGGCGCATTCAAGGAGTTTACCAACGGAAAGGCCAACCAGATATACAGCATTGCTTCCGGCAGCGACGTTACGACGGGTACGGGCGTTGTCACCTACACCACCGAGTACGGCACCCTGACCGTCAACCCCAACGGCACCTATGAGTATGTGCTGAACAACGATTCCCACAAGGTGAAGAACCTCGGCGCCACCGAGAAGCATGTGGAGACCTTCAACGTCAAGGTCACAGACCTGCACGGTTCCTTTGACACGGAAACCGTCGAGTTCACCATCCAGGGCACCAACAATGCGCCCAGTATTAGTGGCAAGACCAGCGGCGCTCTGACGGTCAAGGAAGCGGGCGTGACTTCCGGCACGGAGACCACCATTCCCCACTACGCCAACCAGGTGGAAAACGGCACGACCACGGCCACGGGTTCCTTCACCGTGAAGGATATGGACACTCACGACACCCTTACGGCCACCCTGACCAGCAACTCCACCACCATCACGGTTCCGGACATGAGCGGTGCGGGCGTATGGACCGTCGACGATGCCTATGGCACCCTTACGATCACTGGCGTCCGCAGCGTCAGTGCCACCGATGGTTCGGAATCCATCACCTACACCTACACGTACGAAATTGACCAGACCAAGGCGAATGCTCTGGCTGAAGACAAACCCGAAACCCTGGATTACCACATCTCCGTCACGGATGGGAGGAGTGACCCCGTAACGCACGATATCAAGATCACCGTGCAGGGCACCAACGACGCCCCTACGGTCACCGCCGAGACCCTGACGCTGAAGGACGACGGATGCCAGGACGGCGGCAATACCGACATGCCTTCCGGCACAGGGGTTCCTGCGGCCCACGGCACCAGCTATGTGGCCTCGGTCGAGGGCGCGTTGAAGGGAGTGGATTCCGACCAAGGAGCCTCGTTGACGTACGGCCTTGTCAACACCACTTCCGGCACAGGTGCCTACAAGCACCTGGGTACGGATTCTGGCGAGCTTTCCAAGGGTACCGTGGCCGGCACCTTTGTTAAGGATGGTGCGACCCAGACCACGGCCATCAGCGCGGAAATGGACGCGAGTACCGGTGCATATCCCGGCACCGGGGTTGTTGCCACTGTTATCAGCGTCTATGCCGAGGGGAAGCCGCACACAGCCGACAATCTGTACGGCACGCTGTATCTCAACGAAGCTACTGGCAAATACACCTTTACCCTGGCTACGGGCAGCAGCGTGGTTAACGCCCTTGGTTCCGGTGAAACGCTCACCCTGAACTTCCAGGCCGTGGCTGTAGATGAACACAGCGCTTCTTCCAACGCAATCACCGTACCCATCGTCATTTACGGCACCAACGACAAACCGTCATTGGTGCTGCCGGATGAAGCATCGCGGACGGTGCAGGAAGACGTTACTACTTCGGTCAGCGGCAACGTGGGTAATGAAGATGCTGACGTTAACGACACCCATACCTATAGCATCCGCAATACCAATGCCGATGTTCTGACACTTAAGGGTGAGCACGGTACTCTTGTCATCACCAAGAGCGGTGCATACACATATTATTTGAACAATGATGACAAAAGCGTGCAGAGTCTGGATGCCGCTTCCACCCCTCTTCAGGACACATTCACCATCCGTGTCACGGATAATTACGGCGCTTGGGACGAAAAGCCGTTGACAATTTTCATCAAGGGCAGCAACGACGCGCCGGTGTTTTCCACTTCTTCCGTTGTGGATGAGGTGAAAGAGGCGGGCCAGGGCGATCCTTATGGCAATGTCAACAACAGCGGTAGCCCCACAACGACTGGAACGATAGCCGCCACGGATGTTGATGCTGGCGAGCACCTCACCTACTCTTTCAAAGTAGGCTCGGGGAATTCTGCGACCTATCCCACCACCATTACTACGCAATATGGGACAGTAGCGATTGATCCGACGACGGGCGTATATACCTATACGCTGAACGACAATGATGTGGTGAATATGCTCCAGGCTGGGCAAACCGTAGCTGATACGTTTACGGTTGTTGCCAAGGACCCCACGGGTCTTTCAGCAGAACAGAAATTGATTGTCAATGTGATCGGTACCAACGACAGGCCGATCATTAATGCTGTCGATAACCTGACCCTTAAGGAAGACAGTGGGGAATACACGAAAACGGGTTCGGTCTCCGCAACGGATATTGACCTGCCTGAGGGCAAGAGCCTCAGCTACAGCCTGGTGGAGCATGCATCAGGTCGGCTGGTTCAGACCGAGCAGCTTAGCGGCAAATACGGGTATCTGGAGCTTGATCAGAATACCGGCACCTACACGTATCATTTGGATAACACAAAAATTCAGAATCTCGGCGTGGGGGAGTCCATTGTTGAACGCTTTGACGTGCGAGTGACGGACAATCTTGGTGCATATTCCGATAGCGTCATAACCGTGACTATAAATGGGGCGGACGACAAGCCTTCCATCACTTCCGCCTCAAGCAATATGACGGAAGACACCACCAAGGTGACCGGTAGCGTTGAGTGGCGTGATACGGATACGTCCGATACGCTGCACAACGTAAGCCTTAATCAGGCCCCTAAAAATACCTACGTGGATGACGCTGGTCATGCACACGAGGTTATCAAGGGGACGTATGGCGATCTGGATCTTGATGCCAGTACGGGCAGCTATACTTACACCCTGACAACCAGCAAGGTGCAGTACCTGAATGAAGGGCAAAGCCTGCGGGAGAACTTCCCCATCACGTTGACCACCGGAAACAGTACCGGTTCCAGTTCCATTGTCGGGGGAATAGCCATAACCATCAACGGATCTGATGATGCGCCGTATTTTACCGACTCTGGTTTCAAGAGTTTTGACGGCACGTGGAATGGAGGCGACGTTGGCGGCAATGTTTTGGGGTTGTGGGGCAGCGCATCCACCTCCGGTCAAGTCTACGCCGCCGACGTAGACAACCATTATTATGGAGAGTCCGCAGGCCCCGGCCAAACGGAGACAAAACACAGCGAACTGACCTTTCATTTCGCGGGGAACACCCAGACCTACAAGGGCGAATATGGTTCTATCACCCTCGATCCCAATACTGGCAAATATGTCTATATGTTGGATGTCGGCTGCGAAAAATACGTTAATCTCCATATTTGGGATACGAAGTCCGAAACGTTCACTGTATTCGTGACGGATTCTCAGGGTAAGACCGATTCTATGGTCATAAAATTTAATGTGGTTGGTTCTTGGGAAGCTCCCGGAAGCGGTATCACCTCTCCCTATAAATTGGCAGCTGATCCTTTGGGAGTTGCGGAAGATAACGGCACGATAGACCCCGCCGGTTATCACGCCGATGGGGTCACGAGTAGCGGAACAGTATCCGCCAAACCTTCAGGTTTGACGGATTTTGGCACCTACTTCTTTTTCCGTAGTCGGGACGGCGGCGAAACCAATAGCGCCGATAACCAGTACCAGACCGCTTTCGGCAAGTATGGTTCCCTGATACTTGACCGTGAAACCGGCAAATATACCTACGTGTTGAATAACAACAGCGCCACGGTGCAAAGCCTGGGAGTCAGTGACCATCCGGTTGAAAGTTTTACTGTCTACGATGCCCGCGGCGATCTCACGGTCATCAAGGTTACCGTTAACGGAACCAATGACCAGCCGTTGATAACCGAGATCGACTCGTCCTTGTCGGTAACGCAAGGCAATGCCGGCAGCGAGGTTTCCACTGTGGGGCACGTGCTCGGCACTGACGTTGACACCGCCGACATGGAACATCTCAAATACTTCCTGGTCGACAAGGACGGCAAATCGGTTGCAAGCCTTGATACCACTTATGGCAAAATGATTATTAATCAGAATACTGGCAAATATACCTATACGCTGACGACAACAACGGACATCAACGCCGACCAAAGTCTGACCGATACGATAACCGTACGGGTTGACGACGGGCATGGCCTGTCCAACAGTACTGTGGAGCAAAAGGTTGCTGTGCTTATTACAGGCACAAACAATGCGCCCACATTGACGACCACAGGCCTTAGTGTGGTGGAAGACACAAAGGTTGTTGACGGAGCCGTCGCTTCTGTCGCCGACGATACTAAAGGATGGCATTTTGGCGTGGGCAATAGTAGTACCACCCCCAGCAGCGATATTCTGGCCTCGGGGAAGTACGGTACACTGACTATTGACGCAACAACAGGCAGCTATTCCTATCGGCTCGACAACGCTCTTGATGCCGTGCAAAAACTGAAAAGTGGGGAAGCGCTTACAGATGAACTTTTTATAACTGTGACGGATAAACATGGAGCTTCCACTGTAGAGAGCGTTTTGATAACCATCAATGGCACGAGCGATGACCCCAAACTGTCTGTGGACACACCGATCCTCAAGGTAACGGAAGCGGCGGACTCAAAACGCGCCAGCGGTACCGCTGCCGCCATTGATGTCGATCACGGCAGCACGTTCACATACAGCGCGAAGACCGAAGACGGCAGCTCTGTCAGCGAAATCAAAAACGACTATGGGTCGTTTACTGTTGACGCCTCGACTGGCGAATATTTCTTTATTCTCAATAATGACAGTGAGGCAGTGCGGCTCCTGAACGTTGGCAATGTGAAAGAATTGAGCTTTACTATCATGGTGAAGGCTGATACCGGCACCTTTGCCGAGCAGGTAGTAAAGGTGACCATTGCGGGAACCAATACCGCTCCTGAGGTGAAAACAACTGAAGGTTCAGTGACGGAAGACACAACCCTCACCGCTACCGGTTTTGTCAATATTGTTGATTCGGACGATGCTACTGGTTTTCGTTACAGCTTTGAGGACGGTTCACTGCGCAAGGTTACGGATTATGGCACTGTGACGCTGGATTCCAATTCAGGAAAATACACATATACCCTGAACAACAATTCTTTAGTTGTTCAACAGATGGGTGCGGCAACAGAACATAAAGAAGACTTTGCCATAAAGGTAACAGATCCTCACGGGGCTACTGGCACAGGTCAGTTGAGCATTGTTGTTCATGGGACCAACGACGCCCCGGTGATTACAGCCTCGTCCTATGATGCGGAGCATAAGGGCGGAACATTCGCGTTCAGTGATGCGGATAATGGGGATATCCATACCCTGTCGGTCAACATCGGCGGAGTTTCTGCAATCGCCGTGAAAGACAGCGCTAGCGATGCATACATTGCGCATACCCAGATCGGCGATTTCGCATTTACTCGCAACGGCACAGATACATCTGGTTCTGGTCAGCAGTGGAGTTATACCTTTGCGGCAGATGTAACCCTTGCCGCCAGCATGCGGGTGGGAACACACGAGGATTATAGCATCAGTTTTGGCGTCAACGACGGATATCTTCACGACCCTGTGCTGGGAACGAGCCTCAATGTATCAGTCAACGGCACCAACGCGGCCCCTGTGGCGGTGGATGTGGATAATGGGCTGCTGTTCGGACACGTGTCGGCCACAAACAAAGAGAGTTTCGATACGCTGACCTTCCAGGCGGATAAAAGTGGAAGCCACCATGGCGACATGCAGATGTCCACCGACGGCAACTATGAGTATGCGCTGGGTACGACAGAAAGCGATCTTGGCGCTTTCCAGAAAGCCTATGACGATTCTTTTGATGGACATGTGTATGACCACTTTGCTTTCTCGGTAACCGATGGGCATGAAATCTCCGGTGAGTCCAGTCACTTGGGTAGATTGAGCATTGATCTGCACAGCGGCGCGAAATTGGACGCATCCGGCGGGCTGTTGCTCTTCGCCCAGGAGAACTCCACCACGCATAACTATGAGGCCGCAGGCGGTGCTGGCAACGACATCCTGATTGGCGGCAGTCATGACGATTTTCTCTATGGCGGCGCAGGGGATGACATCCTCTACGGCGGTGCCTGCAATGATCACTTGTACGGCGGCGACGGCAATGATCATCTGTACGGCGGCGCAGGCAATGATTTTCTGGACGGCGGCGCTGGCGTTAATCACCTGTACGGCGGCGACGGCAACGATGTATTTGT
This DNA window, taken from Desulfovibrio sp. 86, encodes the following:
- a CDS encoding VCBS domain-containing protein, with protein sequence MADVKLSRPAQGQHIVVPSTPDARMILDFSADQVNIDRPEGSNSLFFQFGDGASIELQNFYTAYNKEEMPEFQIDGQIIAGTDFFQAFGPDLLPAAGPAASAERGARYSEYANMNLAEGTWHLNELDYRLAFDGRQSTDEWQHGVIDNLAPTFSTGGAPITLGLTETGWDGKSPASPAPSVTGSFTVQDPDGDSLTATVAIGGKTVVVSLAGPTTVESDYGSLVITPKGGGSNVTFNFEYTLKEEPYSKTDQLAQGEQVTDGIVITVNDGMGHTVTQPINVVITGSNDAPDITGVSNVLTFKEGGVYADGKPLSNTPLNADENTAVAGTATLSGLITAHDPDHGAQLYFGLTDANGNLLDMTNVNANGSLKGVFVIGTVNNPDNSTSAVTVTGISEHDGKTTIHTDYGDLVLEKTGDESATYTFSLTNTTGEGATNKLAEGQTVKLNFEPYVRDEHGVVDSSVSTLRDGTVVGNTINVVIEGTNDAPIITQNFWSPSDPADADNTTHSVTVSEAADDIAHSTVSGTFVASDVDNGDHLTYGLVRNDGSGDLFMHNTVYVVLNSDGKTFTTTAEASTDATKNNYVGEFHLISAVAPASGVNYEFTLYNESPAVQGMQKGDSQNVSVVLTARDSFGAYVQESISVTVKGANDTPVITKAPLLTDVDLNVVEEGVKAVAGKEPNTYFAGTSEDVDPKHSFTVTDVDNNDKQTVSITVTDRDGNPVSLPVTDDGKGNYTVTTPEGTFTLEAGKPNVGDSGSSQTYTYSYVIDNDAADNLDEGEKRKYIFTVTIEDSKGASDSQTIGLTVTGTNDKPVLTITPTSGDKGELTEDVTTTSSGKWAVTDPDQDGNKQTISVSGMGKAASGDMDTKARTGDPVVVTTDYGKLTLKPDGTYTYELDENKNNLVVQGLGAGQSHTETFNVTTTDKHGAHDNHTITVTINGSNDKPVIDNSSITSVSVVEAGVQGSRNPASPNADYCGTEIATGRIVATDVDDNDKGKLNFSVADDGKGKYGTLTLDATTGEYKYKLDNDNDKANSLNEGQKVTETFTVTVNDAHGGSASQEITVNITGANDRPALSLSPPSAILKEGSDATSTGKFEVVDPDQDGAFKEFTNGKANQIYSIASGSDVTTGTGVVTYTTEYGTLTVNPNGTYEYVLNNDSHKVKNLGATEKHVETFNVKVTDLHGSFDTETVEFTIQGTNNAPSISGKTSGALTVKEAGVTSGTETTIPHYANQVENGTTTATGSFTVKDMDTHDTLTATLTSNSTTITVPDMSGAGVWTVDDAYGTLTITGVRSVSATDGSESITYTYTYEIDQTKANALAEDKPETLDYHISVTDGRSDPVTHDIKITVQGTNDAPTVTAETLTLKDDGCQDGGNTDMPSGTGVPAAHGTSYVASVEGALKGVDSDQGASLTYGLVNTTSGTGAYKHLGTDSGELSKGTVAGTFVKDGATQTTAISAEMDASTGAYPGTGVVATVISVYAEGKPHTADNLYGTLYLNEATGKYTFTLATGSSVVNALGSGETLTLNFQAVAVDEHSASSNAITVPIVIYGTNDKPSLVLPDEASRTVQEDVTTSVSGNVGNEDADVNDTHTYSIRNTNADVLTLKGEHGTLVITKSGAYTYYLNNDDKSVQSLDAASTPLQDTFTIRVTDNYGAWDEKPLTIFIKGSNDAPVFSTSSVVDEVKEAGQGDPYGNVNNSGSPTTTGTIAATDVDAGEHLTYSFKVGSGNSATYPTTITTQYGTVAIDPTTGVYTYTLNDNDVVNMLQAGQTVADTFTVVAKDPTGLSAEQKLIVNVIGTNDRPIINAVDNLTLKEDSGEYTKTGSVSATDIDLPEGKSLSYSLVEHASGRLVQTEQLSGKYGYLELDQNTGTYTYHLDNTKIQNLGVGESIVERFDVRVTDNLGAYSDSVITVTINGADDKPSITSASSNMTEDTTKVTGSVEWRDTDTSDTLHNVSLNQAPKNTYVDDAGHAHEVIKGTYGDLDLDASTGSYTYTLTTSKVQYLNEGQSLRENFPITLTTGNSTGSSSIVGGIAITINGSDDAPYFTDSGFKSFDGTWNGGDVGGNVLGLWGSASTSGQVYAADVDNHYYGESAGPGQTETKHSELTFHFAGNTQTYKGEYGSITLDPNTGKYVYMLDVGCEKYVNLHIWDTKSETFTVFVTDSQGKTDSMVIKFNVVGSWEAPGSGITSPYKLAADPLGVAEDNGTIDPAGYHADGVTSSGTVSAKPSGLTDFGTYFFFRSRDGGETNSADNQYQTAFGKYGSLILDRETGKYTYVLNNNSATVQSLGVSDHPVESFTVYDARGDLTVIKVTVNGTNDQPLITEIDSSLSVTQGNAGSEVSTVGHVLGTDVDTADMEHLKYFLVDKDGKSVASLDTTYGKMIINQNTGKYTYTLTTTTDINADQSLTDTITVRVDDGHGLSNSTVEQKVAVLITGTNNAPTLTTTGLSVVEDTKVVDGAVASVADDTKGWHFGVGNSSTTPSSDILASGKYGTLTIDATTGSYSYRLDNALDAVQKLKSGEALTDELFITVTDKHGASTVESVLITINGTSDDPKLSVDTPILKVTEAADSKRASGTAAAIDVDHGSTFTYSAKTEDGSSVSEIKNDYGSFTVDASTGEYFFILNNDSEAVRLLNVGNVKELSFTIMVKADTGTFAEQVVKVTIAGTNTAPEVKTTEGSVTEDTTLTATGFVNIVDSDDATGFRYSFEDGSLRKVTDYGTVTLDSNSGKYTYTLNNNSLVVQQMGAATEHKEDFAIKVTDPHGATGTGQLSIVVHGTNDAPVITASSYDAEHKGGTFAFSDADNGDIHTLSVNIGGVSAIAVKDSASDAYIAHTQIGDFAFTRNGTDTSGSGQQWSYTFAADVTLAASMRVGTHEDYSISFGVNDGYLHDPVLGTSLNVSVNGTNAAPVAVDVDNGLLFGHVSATNKESFDTLTFQADKSGSHHGDMQMSTDGNYEYALGTTESDLGAFQKAYDDSFDGHVYDHFAFSVTDGHEISGESSHLGRLSIDLHSGAKLDASGGLLLFAQENSTTHNYEAAGGAGNDILIGGSHDDFLYGGAGDDILYGGACNDHLYGGDGNDHLYGGAGNDFLDGGAGVNHLYGGDGNDVFVFHPNDVIVGGSIDSNGNLVDNNIDILLVSNDDRGDLSIDDLFTHTKGIEVVVTGTGVDSLTDMHALLAKGMTIENNQLVLDHDEWHVGKSASDGAPYEWTNTAGDLTVTVHHTDNEEMVKNTMVTLTS